The Fulvivirga maritima genome segment ACCATGCAAAAAATTATGAATACTAGTTTTATTTTCATTCCTCTATATTTATACTGTAGTTTAAATTGCAAATTGTGTCGCTAAACTAACCAACAAATCTTATAAAAAATAAACTCACTTGAGGCAATAAAAATATTTATCGTTTAAACACTTTTTTTTCCGATAAGTGAGCTAAAGATTATTATTGTAATAATTTAACCCATTTAGACTAAACAATCAAAAATACATTACGTTAGAATCTTAAATTTTAAAAAATGGCAAATATGTCCGATAGTATTAAACCTTACATGTCTCATCCATGGCATGGTATCTCTGCTGGTACGCAGGCCCCAGAAGTCTTAAACGCTTTTATAGAAATGACTCCTGCTGATTCTGTTAAATATGAAATAGATAAAGCATCTGGCTTTTTAAAAGTAGACAGACCTCAAAAATTCTCAAACATTGTTCCTGCGTTATACGGTTTTGTGCCTCAAACGTATTGTGCAGAGCAGGTAGCTTCTTTATGTATGGGAGCCACTAATAAAGAAAATATTATCGGTGATGGTGACCCATTAGATATTTGTGTGCTTACAGAAAGAAATATAATTCAAGGAAATATTCTTGTGCCTGCTATACCTATCGGTGGTTTCCGTATGATAGACGGAGGAGAGGCTGATGATAAAATCATTGCTATCCTTAAAGGAGATGAGGTATTCCAAGATTGGCATTCTTTAGAAGATTGTCCTGATTCTTTGATCAATAGACTGAAACATTACTTCCTTACTTATAAGCAAATGCCAGGTGAAGAAGATCACCAAACTGAAATTGCTGAAATTTATGGCAAAGAAAAAGCCTATGAAGTAATAAAAGCTAGCCAGATGGACTATGATTTGCACTATAAAGGTGAGAAATTAGTCACTAAATAAAATCTGTTATGAATAATCTTAATGTTCAACACGATATTATCAATCACTTATTCTACATAAAAGTAAAGGGCGGTACTGCTGTGCTTAACTATGATCAGATAGATGAAAAACATCTTGATTATATATCTACGCACGTTCCTGAGGCATCTCAGGGGTTAGGTGTGGGCAAGCATTTGGTAGAGGCGGCCTTGGATTATGCTAAGGAAAGAGATATGATAGTAAAGCCTACATGTCCTTTTGTAAAGCACGTGATTGAACATTCTGATGCCTACGAACAAATAGTAGATTAACGTAGAAGTTTCTCTACTATATGTGAAATTACATACCAGATAATTTAAATTGTTTAACCAACCAAACTAGCTATGAAAATTACAAAATATGCATTTGCAATTCTTTTAGGATCTGCTGTTTTTGTATCATGCGGGCCTTCCAAAAGTGGAGAAGAGGCTAACGATGATGACTCTACTGATGTAGCAGAAGAAAGCACATCAACCTCGGCACCAGAAAAGGTAATGATGCAAGCTAAAGCAGTAATAAACCCTGCCAGCGATAGTAAATTGAATGGTGAAGCCACCTTTACTGATCTGGGTGAAGGCCTTGTAACTTTCAAACTTACGGTTAACCATGCAGTACCCGGAGAGCATGCAGTACATTTACACGAGAAGGGAGACTGTAGTGCGGCAGATGCTAAATCAGCTGGTGGCCACTGGAACCCTACTGATGTAAAGCATGGAAATAGACCAGTAGATATGCAGTTTCATGCTGGTGATATAGATAATATGGAAGTAGGAGAGGATAGTACAGGAGTACTTACTATGACTATTACCGGCTGGACTATTGGCGGTGCTGACAGTACCAACATAGTAGGCAAAGCACTTATCATACATGGTGGAGCTGATGATTTCGAATCTCAGCCTTCAGGAGCTGCTGGTAAAAGGGTAGCATGCGGAGTTATCGAAAAAGTGATGTAGCAAAAAAATATATAAAACCTTATATTAATGGAGCAGGCTGAAAACAATTTTTCAGCCTGTTTGCTTTTATAGTAGTAATGAATCTAAACTACTATAAATTATGGACCAACCTCTTAGCGCAGCGCAGAAGCTGATAAAATCCCACCTTTTGAGCGGTGAAATGACTCCCGGTCAGGAAATAGGCTTAAGAATAGATCACGTACTTCAGCAGGATGCAACTGGCACCCTGGTTATGCTGGAGCTGGAGGCCATAGGCTTAGGAGATACTCAGGCCGAAGTGGCCGTGCAGTATGTAGATCATAACCTGTTACAAACTGACTTTAAAAATGCCGATGACCACCTCTTTCTTCAATCGGCAGCTAAAAAATTTGGCTATTGGTACAGCAGGCCTGGCAATGGAATAAGCCATGCAGTGCATATGGAGCGCTTTGGCGTGCCTGGCAAGAGCCTTCTGGGTTCTGATAGCCATACTTGCGCCGGTGGAGGCCTGGGAATGCTGGCCATAGGTACTGGTGGGTTAGACGTAGCCCTGGCAGCAGCAGGCAAACCCTATTATGTGAAGATGCCAAAGATCATGGGCATAAAGCTTACGGGTAGCTTACCTGAATGGGTAAGTGCTAAAGATGTGGTGCTGGAAATGCTCAGGCGTTATGATGTAAAAGGAGGACGAAATTTTATACTTGAATATTATGGACCAGGCGTGAAAGAACTCAGTGCCTGGGATAGGCATGTGATAGCCAACATGGGTACTGAGCTGGGAGCCACTGCCACGGTATTTCCTTCAGACGAAAGAACTAAATTCTTTATGGAATCAGAGGGTAGAGGCGATGAATGGCAAGAACTCAAGGCGGATGAAGGTGCTACTTATGATGCTGATGAAGAAATTAACCTTTCAGAATTAGTGCCTTTAATAGCTTGCCCAAGTAGCCCTGGTAAAGTAGTGCCAGTGAGTGAAGTGGCTGGTAAGCCAGTATCTCAGGTAGTAATAGGTAGCTCAGCTAATCCTGGCCTGCGTGATTTTTGGGTAGTGAGTGAAATTATTAAAGATAAAGAAGTTAACCCTGAGCTTTCTTTAGATATCAATCCATCTACCAGACAAGTGATTCAAAACCTGACAGCCAAAGGCTCATTGGCTAACCTGGTGCAGTCAGGAGCAAGATTTCACCAGACCGGTTGTATGGGCTGTATAGGTATGGGGCAGGCGCCTGCATCGGGTAAAATCAGCTTGCGGACTATGCCTAGAAATTTCCCCCGGCCGTTCCGGTACTGATGATGATCAGGTGTACCTTTGTAGTCCTGAAACAGCCGCCGCCGCCGCACTTACTGGCAAGATAACTGACCCGCGTGATTTGGCGCAGGAGTATTCTATGAAGTACCCTAAATACCAGGAGCCGAAAGAGGTTATAGTGAATACCCAAATGCTTATATCTCCTGCTAAAGAAGGAGAAGAAGTGGAACTGACTAAAGGCCCTAATATAAAATCAATTCCAGAGTTTCCTGGCTTGGAAGGAGAAGTACGTGTGCCTGTAATTCTTAAAATGGGTGATAATATTTCTACTGATGAGATATTAAAAGCAGGTATTGAAGTATTACCTCTCAGAAGTAATATTCCAGAGATTAGTAAATATGCCTATCATGTAGTGGATAAGCAGTTTCATGAAAAGTCTATTAAGGCTAAAGAAGAATTTGAAGGACATATTGTGATAGGTGGAGAAAATTATGCTCAGGGCTCTAGCAGAGAACATGCGGCTCTTGCTCCCAGGTTTTTAGGGCAGAAGGCGGTTATAGCTAAAAGCTATGCTAGAATAGGCTGGCAAAACCTGATTAACTTTGGTATAGTGCCTTTCGAATTTAAAAATCCTGATGATTATGAGGGTATAGAGGAGAATGATGTGATAGTAATAGAAGGGTTGAGAGAGGCTATTAAAAACAACAAGCCGGTTGTAGCCAAAAATGAGACTAAAAACAAAGAAATAGAACTGACTTATAATATCAGTTCCAGACAGCAAGAGGTGTTGTTAATGGGGGGAGTAATTAATTTCCTAAAGAGTAATTTATAATTAATAGCACTTCTTTTACTCATTGAAATTAAAAGTCCAAATAAGAGATTATAATCTCTTACTTGGACTGTTTTAATGCTACTTTTCTGGCAGCTATTTCCATTTTCATATAACTTAAAACCTTATCTACTCTTTCTTCAATCTCTTTTGTAGAGAAATACTTAGAGGTTTGAGGTATTTTTTTGAAGTGATTTCTAATGTCGATTATCATAGTCTTAGCATTTTAAAGTTATCTCTATTTAATTCTACTATTATATAAACGAAAATCATACCATTAGAGTGCGGTGATTTTCATGAAATTCATATTAATGAATTAAAACCGCTTGTTTGAGCAGACTATCCTTTTTCTTCCGCTTTTGATGCAGGTTCCAGGCATTTTCAAGAAATTCTATAAAATGATTGCTATGAAAACTGTAGAATTTTTTACCCTTCAATATGGCGTATTCCTGCAACTGTTGTCTTTGGTGTTCTATAAGTGCTATTAAAATACTTTTTTCTGTATTGCTCTTAAATTGAACATCTGAGTTATTAATTTTTTCTGTAAGCACGTATAGATCATGGTCAGTTCCCAAATAGTCTGAAATGGTGTGCAGCTCCTTTGCCAGTGCTTTCATGGGCTTGGGCCATATCCTCCTGAGAATTTCCATTTCATACCTGAGGTATTTAGATCTTTTTCTCCATTCATGAAAATCCTGTGGCGATTTACTTTCTATTGACTTGGCCAATCCTTCTTTACCTCGTTTATAAACGCGTCTTAGGTTAGGAGCCAGATCAGCAAAAGATTCAATTTCAGGAATCCAATCTTCGGAAGCTTTAAGCTGATCATGTAGCGTACTTTTAATGGTGCCGAGGCGGTCTTCTATATCGAGCTGCTTTTTTGTGGCTTGCCTTCTATAGTATTGAAGAGAATCCAGCGGTTGCTCAAAGGCATTGGGCTCCAGTTCCTTGGCATGTTTTGTCCTCAATTCTTGAAGTACTTCAATAATAGAAGTAGAATCACGCAAGTCAGAGACCTGGCGTCCAAGGTCACGATAGAGTGTATTTTGCTTTTTGTACTCTTGCTTCCCTGTTTTTTCCCTTATTAGTCGGAGTATGGCTCTGATTTTTTTGAAAGATTTTCGTGAGCTGTGTATCACGTCATGCCTGGTGTCAGGCGTCATTTTCTCAATAGCCTCGTAAGACGTAGTCAGCTCTTGATTGATGAGGTGTTTTATCCCCACTGTGAAATCTTCAGTATCCGAAATCTTCAAGCTCATATATGTTTTTTTCAGTGATGTTAATTACTATCATGTTCAAATAGTAAACCAGTTGTTAATTGATGTTGGGAGGCTTTATTCAGAATTTTATGGGTAAGCATATACACGTAAAGTGTACTATTATTCACACCTTAAATATGTGATGAGCGACCAATATTGCCTCTGAGTGACATGCGTGAGATGGCATAAAATTTATTCATAATGCTTATTAAATGAATAACTAAACTGAAGAGGAGATGAACCGGATAGCTATATTGATATTAACATTATTGGCTTTTAATATAAATCTACAAGCACAAAAGTCAGAAGTGCCAGAAACTATAAACTATTACAAAGCACAGACTGATGCTACCATACCTACAGATAAAGAAGCTGTAGTACATGGGCAAAAGCTTTTTAGCGATCAGTGTGCCGAATGCCATGAATTTAGTAGGCAGAAAACAGGTCCGTCATTAAGTAGTGTTACCGATAGAAGGCCACTACCTTGGCTTTTTGATTTTATAGAAAGTTCACAAACTGTGATAGGCCAGGGAGATGAATACGCGCAGTTCTTGTATAAAAGTTATAATAATACGGTAATGCCTGACTTCAGGTACTTATCAGAAGAAGATATTCTGGACATTTTGGCTTATATAAAAAATGAGTCCTCGGCACCTAATCGTGTATCTGGAGTGAATAGCGGAGCCGCTGGAGGAGCAGAAATTGAAAAACATGAGGCCAATTTAAATCAGGAGCCAACTGAGCAAGAGATAGAGGAAAGTAAAAGCTATACGTCAAAATTAAGCGGATTTAAAATAGGTATTATGGTGGTGGTGCTACTCACAGTGGCAGCCGGCTTATACTTGATGTTCTCTATCTGGAAAAAGACCTCTAACTAAAAATAACTAAGGATATAATATGAAAGAACATGTGGGTACTACCCCTGTGGATTATGTGAAATCTACGGCTAAAAATTTTGCTGATAGAGAAACCGTAGGAGGGCTTTTGCTAATACTCGCTACGCTAGTGGCCGTGGCGATTATGAATAGTTCATGGGCGGAAGCTTACGAACATTTTTGGGAAGAAAAATATGTAATAGCCAGTCAGGAATTTGGCATCAATAGATCACTGCATCATTGGATTAATGACGGACTTATGGTGATCTTTTTCTTTGTAGTAGGGCTTGAGTTGAAACGGGAGTTTTTAGTAGGGGAGCTGGCAGATTTAAAGAATGCTACCGTGCCGGTAATGGCAGCCTTAGGTGGAATGGCTGTACCTGCTTTAATTTATGTGTTTTTTAATGCTGGCGGTGAGCATAGTAACGGCTGGGGTGTGCCTATGGCTACTGACATAGCCTATACATTAGGAATTATTGCTCTACTAGGTAAGCGGGTGCCTCCGGCGCTGAAGATTTTCCTTACCGCTTTGGCTATTGTAGATGATATTGGGGCTATACTGGTAATCGCTCTTTTTTATAGTTCTGATATATCATGGATAAGCCTGGGTATAGGTGGTGGAGTAATGGTGGTGCTTTTTGCGCTTAACTATTTAGGAGTTAGAAATATAGCTATCTACCTTATTTTAGGAGTGGTGCTTTGGGTAGCATTTCTCATGAGTGGTGTGCATGCTACCATAGCAGGGGTGCTGCTGGCGTTGGCCATACCAGTAAAAGTGAAGATGGGCACTAAGACTTTTAAAAAGAAAACTGAGGAGAAGCTTGATGAGCTTACGAATACTGACCTGGATCATAAAAGTGCCCTTAAAGATAAAAAACAACTAGATATAGTTCATGAGATCAGAGATTACACCATTGCTACCCGCTCGCCGTTGCTGCGTTTAGAGAATAGTCTGAGTGGTTTTAATGCCTTTTTTATTATACCATTGTTTGCCTTGTCTAATGCCGGGGTGGCTTTTGAGCCGGGCTGGACAGATGTATTTACCAGTGATACCGGTCATGGTATTATGATTGGTTTGGTGCTAGGTAAATTAGTTGGAGTATTCTTTTTCTCCTGGCTGGCGATAAAGCTAGGCTTAGGTCAATTGCCTAAAGGATCTAACTGGGGCGCCTTGGCTGGTACAGCTATGCTGGCTGGTATTGGGTTTACTATGTCTTTATTTATTACCAACCTGGCGTTTGAAGATGGTGAGGTTATAGATGTGGCTAAGATATCAATTCTCATTGCTTCATTTCTGGCGGCCATATTAGGACTTATCATATTATCACTATCTCTTAAAAAGAATAAGAACGAGGAAAACGTATAATGAAAAAACTTTTATTAATGGCTCTGCTGGCATGTTCACTCATTGCCAGAGGGCAAGAGCCTATTATTTCTGATACTACCGAGCAGGAGGAAGAAACCGTATTTTTACCACTAATCTATGCCGATAGAAAGCTTACCTATCTTACCTTTTTTCAAGGGTTAGGTAACTTAGATCCATTAATTACAGAAGCCAGGTTTTCTGGTAGCTATTTTTTAAAGAAAAGTGCTAGAAACTGGGCATTGGAGCTTAACCTCAATCTTACCTTAAGAATTCATGATGATTATTCGTTTCCCATTTATACGCCTTCTTATAACCCTGTGTTTACCTATTATAGAGAAATGCCTAAGTGGGATAACTCGTTCCTGAGTAAGGTGCTTTTTGATCATGCTTATTGGGAGGTCTCCGCAGGGCACCATTCTAATGGGCAAAACGATCCTTTTTATAAAGAAGATAGCCTTGGTAATGCTACTGATCAGATAGACTTGAAGGCGGGTAATTTTTCAGTAGAATATTTGGAAGCAGGTATTTCTACGTTTAAAAATCGTAAAAGAGATGATATTGATTTTATAAGCAACTTAAAATTAGCTTTTAGGTTTTATCCTACTAAGTGGTATTTGCCAGAAATCAATGAGCTATATGGTGTTTATCGCCTTTTTGGTACGTATAACATTTACAGAATACCTTTTGGTAAGCGTAAAGATAATTTCTTCTCCCGATCCCGTTTCAGGATGCATGCCGGCTGGATTTTCGGTAATATGGGTGGCAACTCACCGGCAGATATCTCCAAAAGGTTGATTACAGAGGTAACTTATTTCTACTATCCTGAGTGGTTGGCTGAAGTGTCATTTTTTGCCAAATACTACCACGGGCAAGATTATTATAATGTGAATTTTAGACACACGCTGGATGTTTTTCAGATCGGTATAGCTTCTAACCCACTTAACTTTAAGGATTTTAGCAGATACCTGAAAAAGTAAAATATATAGGAGAAAGGCTTATCCTTTGTTCATTACCTCAGAGAGCTTTTCTCCTCCTTTTATACCAAAATCTAATGTCCTGATAGGGAACGGTATGGTAATATCATTTTGATCAAAGGCCTTTTTAAGATTTTTGATGCCTTCACTCTGAGCTTTTAAATAGTCCGGTTGCCTACGGAAGTCTACCCAATACCTGATCACAAAATTGATGGAGCTGTCACCAAATTCTTTATAGAAAAACTCCACATCTCTACCTACTTGTAAGAATGTTATTTTTTTAATGGCTTCTATACTTATGCGCTCCACTTTGTCCAGGTCATCACCGTAAGATATACCACAACTTAAATCAACCCTTCGCTGTCCGTTGATAGTGTAGTGCCTGTATAGGTTTTGAAATATAAGGCGATTGGGAATTACCACATCCTGCCCTTGAGGATCATATATGGTGGTGGCTCGCAGGCCAATGCTTTTAACTGTGCCAAAGATATCATTAGACTCAATAATATCACCTACGTTAATAGGGCTCTGTACTGCCATAATCACTCCTGATATCAGATTAGCGGCGGCATCCTGAAATGCGAAACCCAAAGCTAAGCCTATCACTCCTATACCCGCTAGCATGGAAGTGACCGTTTTATCCAGCTTAAGCACACCTAAGGCAACGGTAAAACCAATCATTACTATTAAAAAGGAAGTAATAGATAAAATGAGCTTTACCACTGACTCATTTTGCATCAATCTATGCAGGATTTTCCTAAGCAGGCGATCAATTAGTTTTGATAATAAATAAAATGAGACTACTACCAAAATGGCTATAACCAAGTTCGGTAGCATAATGATTAGCTGGTCTAACCAACCTTCCAGTTTACTTACTACTATTTTAGATGCGTCAGAAATCTGAGTGAACATATAGGCGTTTATATAGGTTATTAAGTTGAATGAAGTATAATAAAATAATTTAACAGCAAATTTTCAACAGAGTTTGATTAAATGTGATTCTCGAAGAGCAATTTTTCACGAATCATAAAGTCAGATTAGGTTGTTACCTTTAAAAAGATGAGGGATCACAGGCATTATTTTGCACGCATAAGGACTCAAATGGCCAATGAGAGAACGCTGATGTCATACTATCGGGCAGCTCTGGCTTTGTTAGGGATAAGTGCCTTTATTTTTAAATTTTATGTGTCAGTACTATTTACAGTGCTTTCCCTATTGTTTTTACTAGCCGGTGTAGGGCTTGCTATTTATGGTACTTTGCGTTATTTCAAATTTCAGAAAAAGTTACTACGTAAATAGTGGGTATAGAAATTATTATGCTATTTGTTATCCTGGGGATAGCATTAGTATTGTTTGTCACAGGTTGGGTGGCGGTAGACGTTACCTCTATGCTGGTGATGGTGGTACTTATGGTTACGGGTATACTCACGCTAGAGGAGGGCACCGCTGGCTTTAGTAATAGTGCTACGCTTACTGTACTGGCACTTCTAATTCTCAGCGAAGGGCTTAAAAATACTGGAGCGGTAGATGCTCTGGGCTATAGAATAATAAAGATTACCGGTAATAAAGAGTGGTGGGCGCTGGTGGTATTAATGGTTACTGCAGCGGTGGCTTCGGCCTTTATTAATACTACTGCCGTGGTAGCCGTGTTCATACCTGTGGCCTATAAAATTGCTAAAAGCTCTAATCTCAATATCGGTCTGCTGCTAATGCCGTTGTCTTTTGCGGCCATGGTAGGTGGAGCTTCTACCATGATAGGTACTTCTACTAACCTTCTGATTAATTCTATAAGTCAGGGCTATGGCATTGAGAGGTTTCGCCTTTTTGACCTGACCTTATTAGGAGCTATTTTATTTGTAGTACTGTTAGTGTATATGCTCTTTGTAGGCAGGTTTATGCTTAAGAGAAAAAGGGAGAAAATGGAGCTGATGGATGGTGAGGTAGAAGTGAAAAATTATCTCACTGAAGTAGAAATTGTTTCCGGTTCAGCCCTCATAGGTAAGCCGTTAATGAATACACTAAAATTATCAGATGCAGAAAATTTTAATATACTCAGAATCATCAGGGAAAATGCCACTTTACCCACTCTGCAAGTAGATAAAATAAAAGAAGGAGATATTTTAGTTATAAAAACTAACATTCATGAGATTTTGAGGTTAGATAAAGACAAGGATCTTGTAATCAGGAGTCATGAACGCTTAGAAGGAGAGAAGAAGGGCAAGCGTACGTTGTTATTTGAAGCGCTGATAACTCCAAATTCTAATTTGCTGGATCAGAAGATTAAGGATATAAGTTTCTTAAGATATTATAACGCTGTACCGCTGGCGGTGCGTAAAAGCGGTTTTATTGGTCATCAGAAAATGATGGATCATAAGCTCAGTGCAGGAGATATATTGCTGATGGAGGGAGCTATAGATTATGAAGATAGCTTGTATTCTCGACAAGATTGGGTGACTATACAGCGCATGGCGCGCAAAAGTCTTGAAAAGCATCTGTATCGGAGGGATAAGTTGGTGATGTCAGTTTTCATACTGTTCGGTGTAATATTGTTAGCGGTCAGCAATATTCTGCCTATCTTAATCAGTGCCTGGTTAGGGGTTATTGTTATGGTTTTTACCAGATGCATCTCTTTTAAAAAGGCCTATGAAAATGTAGAATGGAAAGTATTCTTTCTGTTAGCCGGTCTTATTCCTCTTGGTACAGCCATGTCTAAAACAGGTGCTGATCAGCTGGTCGCAGATTTTATTACTCATTTGGCGTGGGGTACTCACCCTCGCTTTGTTATTTCGGTGCTTTTCTTATTCACAGTGCTTTTTACTGGTATAGTGTCTAATCAGGCCACTGCCGTGCTGTTGGTGCCAATAGCCATTAAGGTAGCAGCGAGTGTATCCATGGCGCCAGAGCCACTGATAATAGCTATTCTTTTTGGTGCTAATACCAGTTTTCTCACTCCCGTAGGCTATCAGACTAATGCCATGATATATGGGCCGGGTAACTATCGGTTTTCTGACTTTGTGAAAGTAGGAGGTATTTTATGCCTGCTTTTTTGGGGAGTAGTGACCTTTCTGGTGCCTATATTTTATGGAACTTAAACGCCGCGTTTATTGCCATAAATATGTATGTGCAGTCTGTCAGTATAGTTAGTGCCCAGGGTTTTACATTCTTCTATGAGCCATTGTTGCTTGGCATTGAGCTTTTCTCTGGTGGTGCCTTCAGGCATTAAATATACTTTTTGCGAATTGATACTGTAATCAGAAATCAATCTTTTTACCTCATCTAAATCTTCATCTGTAGCTATTACAAATTTGAAAACGGCCTTTTCGTTCTTACTGAAGAAACGGTATGCTTCTTCTTTTTCTCTTATTTTCTGAGGGTTATTTGAATTTGAAAGCTTGGGAGAAACATTATATTGATTGATAAACGCATCAAATTTAGCATT includes the following:
- a CDS encoding c-type cytochrome, which translates into the protein MNRIAILILTLLAFNINLQAQKSEVPETINYYKAQTDATIPTDKEAVVHGQKLFSDQCAECHEFSRQKTGPSLSSVTDRRPLPWLFDFIESSQTVIGQGDEYAQFLYKSYNNTVMPDFRYLSEEDILDILAYIKNESSAPNRVSGVNSGAAGGAEIEKHEANLNQEPTEQEIEESKSYTSKLSGFKIGIMVVVLLTVAAGLYLMFSIWKKTSN
- a CDS encoding inorganic pyrophosphatase, with amino-acid sequence MSDSIKPYMSHPWHGISAGTQAPEVLNAFIEMTPADSVKYEIDKASGFLKVDRPQKFSNIVPALYGFVPQTYCAEQVASLCMGATNKENIIGDGDPLDICVLTERNIIQGNILVPAIPIGGFRMIDGGEADDKIIAILKGDEVFQDWHSLEDCPDSLINRLKHYFLTYKQMPGEEDHQTEIAEIYGKEKAYEVIKASQMDYDLHYKGEKLVTK
- a CDS encoding DUF202 domain-containing protein, whose product is MANERTLMSYYRAALALLGISAFIFKFYVSVLFTVLSLLFLLAGVGLAIYGTLRYFKFQKKLLRK
- a CDS encoding SLC13 family permease; this encodes MLFVILGIALVLFVTGWVAVDVTSMLVMVVLMVTGILTLEEGTAGFSNSATLTVLALLILSEGLKNTGAVDALGYRIIKITGNKEWWALVVLMVTAAVASAFINTTAVVAVFIPVAYKIAKSSNLNIGLLLMPLSFAAMVGGASTMIGTSTNLLINSISQGYGIERFRLFDLTLLGAILFVVLLVYMLFVGRFMLKRKREKMELMDGEVEVKNYLTEVEIVSGSALIGKPLMNTLKLSDAENFNILRIIRENATLPTLQVDKIKEGDILVIKTNIHEILRLDKDKDLVIRSHERLEGEKKGKRTLLFEALITPNSNLLDQKIKDISFLRYYNAVPLAVRKSGFIGHQKMMDHKLSAGDILLMEGAIDYEDSLYSRQDWVTIQRMARKSLEKHLYRRDKLVMSVFILFGVILLAVSNILPILISAWLGVIVMVFTRCISFKKAYENVEWKVFFLLAGLIPLGTAMSKTGADQLVADFITHLAWGTHPRFVISVLFLFTVLFTGIVSNQATAVLLVPIAIKVAASVSMAPEPLIIAILFGANTSFLTPVGYQTNAMIYGPGNYRFSDFVKVGGILCLLFWGVVTFLVPIFYGT
- a CDS encoding superoxide dismutase family protein → MKITKYAFAILLGSAVFVSCGPSKSGEEANDDDSTDVAEESTSTSAPEKVMMQAKAVINPASDSKLNGEATFTDLGEGLVTFKLTVNHAVPGEHAVHLHEKGDCSAADAKSAGGHWNPTDVKHGNRPVDMQFHAGDIDNMEVGEDSTGVLTMTITGWTIGGADSTNIVGKALIIHGGADDFESQPSGAAGKRVACGVIEKVM
- a CDS encoding CHAD domain-containing protein, encoding MKISDTEDFTVGIKHLINQELTTSYEAIEKMTPDTRHDVIHSSRKSFKKIRAILRLIREKTGKQEYKKQNTLYRDLGRQVSDLRDSTSIIEVLQELRTKHAKELEPNAFEQPLDSLQYYRRQATKKQLDIEDRLGTIKSTLHDQLKASEDWIPEIESFADLAPNLRRVYKRGKEGLAKSIESKSPQDFHEWRKRSKYLRYEMEILRRIWPKPMKALAKELHTISDYLGTDHDLYVLTEKINNSDVQFKSNTEKSILIALIEHQRQQLQEYAILKGKKFYSFHSNHFIEFLENAWNLHQKRKKKDSLLKQAVLIH
- the nhaA gene encoding Na+/H+ antiporter NhaA, with amino-acid sequence MKEHVGTTPVDYVKSTAKNFADRETVGGLLLILATLVAVAIMNSSWAEAYEHFWEEKYVIASQEFGINRSLHHWINDGLMVIFFFVVGLELKREFLVGELADLKNATVPVMAALGGMAVPALIYVFFNAGGEHSNGWGVPMATDIAYTLGIIALLGKRVPPALKIFLTALAIVDDIGAILVIALFYSSDISWISLGIGGGVMVVLFALNYLGVRNIAIYLILGVVLWVAFLMSGVHATIAGVLLALAIPVKVKMGTKTFKKKTEEKLDELTNTDLDHKSALKDKKQLDIVHEIRDYTIATRSPLLRLENSLSGFNAFFIIPLFALSNAGVAFEPGWTDVFTSDTGHGIMIGLVLGKLVGVFFFSWLAIKLGLGQLPKGSNWGALAGTAMLAGIGFTMSLFITNLAFEDGEVIDVAKISILIASFLAAILGLIILSLSLKKNKNEENV
- a CDS encoding mechanosensitive ion channel family protein: MFTQISDASKIVVSKLEGWLDQLIIMLPNLVIAILVVVSFYLLSKLIDRLLRKILHRLMQNESVVKLILSITSFLIVMIGFTVALGVLKLDKTVTSMLAGIGVIGLALGFAFQDAAANLISGVIMAVQSPINVGDIIESNDIFGTVKSIGLRATTIYDPQGQDVVIPNRLIFQNLYRHYTINGQRRVDLSCGISYGDDLDKVERISIEAIKKITFLQVGRDVEFFYKEFGDSSINFVIRYWVDFRRQPDYLKAQSEGIKNLKKAFDQNDITIPFPIRTLDFGIKGGEKLSEVMNKG
- a CDS encoding aconitase family protein, translated to MDQPLSAAQKLIKSHLLSGEMTPGQEIGLRIDHVLQQDATGTLVMLELEAIGLGDTQAEVAVQYVDHNLLQTDFKNADDHLFLQSAAKKFGYWYSRPGNGISHAVHMERFGVPGKSLLGSDSHTCAGGGLGMLAIGTGGLDVALAAAGKPYYVKMPKIMGIKLTGSLPEWVSAKDVVLEMLRRYDVKGGRNFILEYYGPGVKELSAWDRHVIANMGTELGATATVFPSDERTKFFMESEGRGDEWQELKADEGATYDADEEINLSELVPLIACPSSPGKVVPVSEVAGKPVSQVVIGSSANPGLRDFWVVSEIIKDKEVNPELSLDINPSTRQVIQNLTAKGSLANLVQSGARFHQTGCMGCIGMGQAPASGKISLRTMPRNFPRPFRY
- a CDS encoding GNAT family N-acetyltransferase, whose translation is MNNLNVQHDIINHLFYIKVKGGTAVLNYDQIDEKHLDYISTHVPEASQGLGVGKHLVEAALDYAKERDMIVKPTCPFVKHVIEHSDAYEQIVD